One Chroicocephalus ridibundus chromosome 10, bChrRid1.1, whole genome shotgun sequence DNA window includes the following coding sequences:
- the CHDH gene encoding choline dehydrogenase, mitochondrial: protein MSYLMKGVKCCSPMNQMHKVTGTLFKAHILKNTLGINEQQFKISRTLSQLSSEKANSYTYVIVGAGSAGCVLANRLTEDPLSTVLLLEAGPKDTLLGSKRLMWKIHMPAALTYNLCDEKYNWYYHTTSQKHMDNRIMYWPRGRVWGGSSSLNAMVYIRGHAEDYNRWSREGAIGWDYEHCLPYFKKAQSHELGPDQYRGGNGPLYVSRGKTNHPLHHAFLEATQQAGYPFTDDMNGYQQEGFGWMDMTVHRGQRWSTASAYLRPAMSRPNLSVAEKTLVTKILFQGTKSIGVEYVKNGQRKKAFASKEVILSGGAINSPQLLMLSGIGNADDLKKLGIPVVCHLPGVGQNLQDHLEVYVQQKCTKPITLYNAQKPVNMVRIGLEWLWKFTGEGATAHLESGGFIRSEPGVPHPDIQFHFLPSQVIDHGRVASTMEAYQVHVGPMRSTSVGWLKLKSTDPNDHPIIEPNYMSTERDIWEFRQCVKLTREIFAQKAFEKFRGPEILPGKHVQSDNEIDAFIRQKADSAYHPSCTCKMGQLSDSTAVVDPQTKVIGVENLRVVDASIMPSVVSGNLNAPTIMIAEKAADIIKGLPSLQEKNIPVYKPKTLETQR from the exons ATGTCATACTTAATGAAAGGAGTGAAATGTTGCAGTCCTATGAATCAGATGCACAAAGTAACAGGAACTCTATTTAAGGCACACATATTAAAGAACACATTGGGCATCaatgaacaacaattcaaaattTCACGTACATTATCTCAACTTAGTTCTGAAAAGGCAAACTCTTACACTTACGTCATTGTTGGAGCTGGATCAGCAGGGTGTGTACTAGCCAACAGGTTGACTGAAGACCCTCTCAGTACTGTACTACTTTTGGAAGCAGGCCCTAAAGATACCCTTCTAGGTAGTAAAAGACTGATGTGGAAGATTCATATGCCTGCTGCATTAACATACAACCTCTGTGATGAGAAATATAACTGGTATTACCACACAACATCACAAAAGCATATGGATAACCGAATTATGTACTGGCCTCGAGGAAGAGTGTGGGGTGGCTCCTCTTCTCTCAATGCCATGGTATACATTCGTGGGCATGCAGAAGATTATAATcgatggagcagggaaggagcaaTAGGATGGGACTATGAACATTGCTTGCCCTATTTTAAGAAGGCACAGTCACATGAACTGGGGCCAGATCAGTACAGAGGTGGAAATGGACCCCTGTATGTGTcaagagggaaaacaaaccaTCCTCTTCATCATGCATTCCTGGAGGCAACCCAGCAAGCTGGGTATCCCTTCACAGATGATATGAATGGCTATCAGCAAGAAGGATTTGGCTGGATGGACATGACTGTACACCGAG GTCAAAGATGGAGCACAGCTAGTGCTTACCTTCGCCCAGCCATGTCACGCCCAAATTTGTCAGTTGCAGAGAAGACACTTGTAACAAAAATCTTGTTTCAAGGAACAAAATCCATCGGTGTCGAGTATGTGAAAAATGGGCAAAGGAAAAAg GCTTTTGCCAGTAAAGAAGTTATTTTAAGCGGAGGTGCCATAAATTCTCCACAGCTGCTTATGTTGTCTGGGATTGGCAATGCAGATGATCTAAAAAAACTGGGGATCCCTGTTGTTTGCCATCTTCCtg GAGTAGGACAGAACCTTCAAGATCATTTAGAAGTGTACGTCCAGCAAAAGTGCACCAAACCTATTACTCTATATAATGCGCAAAAGCCAGTTAACATGGTGAGGATTGGTCTAGAATGGCTTTGGAAGTTCACAG GTGAGGGAGCCACTGCCCACTTAGAATCTGGTGGTTTTATCCGAAGTGAACCAGGGGTTCCTCACCCTGACATTCAGTTCCACTTTCTCCCTTCTCAGGTGATTGATCATGGTCGGGTTGCTTCCACAATGGAAGCTTACCAG GTCCATGTGGGACCCATGAGGAGCACAAGTGTGGGCTGGCTAAAGCTGAAGAGTACAGACCCAAATGACCATCCTATCATTGAGCCTAACTACATGTCAACAG AAAGAGACATTTGGGAATTCCGCCAGTGTGTCAAGTTGACCAGAGAGATCTTTGctcagaaagcttttgaaaaatttcGTGGGCCTGAAATTCTACCTGGAAAACATGTTCAGTCTGACAACGAAATAGACGCTTTCATAAGGCAGAAGGCTGATAGTGCTTATCATCCTTCTTGCACCTGTAAAATGGGTCAGCTTTCAGATAGCACTGCTGTAGTTGATCCCCAAACAAAAGTAATTGGTGTTGAAAACTTGAGAGTAGTAGATGCTTCAATAATGCCCAGTGTTGTCAGTGGAAATTTGAATGCTCCAACTATCATGATAGCAGAGAAAGCTGCAGATATAATTAAGGGCCTCCCATCGCTTCAGGAGAAAAACATTCCTGTATATAAGCCCAAGACCTTGGAAACACAGAGATAA